The region CGGCGGGGCTGGGCTTCGCGCGGCTGCGTCCGGCGGCGGCGCTGACGAAGGGGCAGAAGGGCGAGGAACTGGCCGAACTGACGTACCTGAAAGAGGCGGGGGCGGCGATGTTCACGGACGACGGGCGCACGAACGAGAACGCCCGGACGCTGCGTCTGGGCCTGGAGACGGCCGGGAGCCTGGGCATGGTGATCAGCGTGCACGCCGAGGACGCCAGCCTGCGCGCGGACGGCGTGATGAACGAGGGGCCGGTCAGCGAGGCGCTGGGCCTGCCGGGCAACCCGGCGGCGGCCGAGGCGGCGCGCGTGGCGCGGGATATCGAGATCGTGGCGGGCCTGCACACGCAGGGCGTCCCGGCGCGGCTGCACATCCAGCACCTGAGCACGGCGCGCGCGCTGGATCTGGTGCGCGCCGCGAAGGCACAGGGCCTGCCCGTGACGTGCGAGGTCTGCCCGCACCACCTGACCCTGACGGACGAGGCGCTGCGTTCTTTCGACGCGATCTACAAGGTCGCGCCGCCCCTGCGCACCCAGGCGGACGCCGACCACCTGCTGGAGGGGCTGCGGGACGGCAGCGTGGACTGCCTCGCGACGGATCACGCGCCGCACACCCGCGCGGAGAAGGAACGCGACCTGCTGGACGCGCCCAGCGGCATCGCGTACATCGAACTGGCGTTCCCGCTGATGTACACCCGTTTCGGCGAGACGCTGGGCCTGGAGCGCATCCTGGACCTGATGACCGCCGCCCCGGCGCGCGTCATGGGCTGGGAGCCCCCCACCCTGGATGCGGGCGCGAAGGCCGATCTGGTCATCCTCGACCTGAACACCGAACGCCCCGTGAACCCCGCCGAGTTCAGGAGCAAGGCCAAGTTCACGCCCTGGGCCGGGGAAACGCTGAAAGGCTGGCCGCTGCTGACGGTCGTGGACGGGAAAGTCGCCTACCAGCGGGCTTAAGGGGTCAGGGGTCGAAGGGTCCGAGAGTCTGAGGCTGGGCAGTAGCCTTAGACTCTCGGACCCTTCGACCTTCAGACCCTCACCGGTCCAGCCGGAAGATCCGCAGGTCGTCACTCTCCTCTCCCTGGATCAGTCCGGTGAGGAGGCGGGCGGCCTGCACGCTGTACGTGATGCCGTTGCCACCGTAGCCGAGGGCGAACAGCAGCCGGTCGCCCGGCTGCCGGGGGCCGATGTACGCGAGACCGTCCTTCGTTTCGCCGAAGGTACCCGCCCAGGCGAAGGCCGTTTCCGGGTGGAGGTGCGGCAGGAGTTTGCCGAGTTTGCGTTCCAGCCGTTTCTGTTTGGCAGGCAGGGCGCGTTCGCGGCGGGCAGGGTTGTGGTGGTTGTCGTCCTCGCCGCCGATGACGACGCGGCCATCCTGGGTGGTGCGGGCGTACAGGTAAGGGCGGGCCGTTTCCCAGATGAGGCAGCCGGTGGGCCACAGTTCCCCGTCGGTTTCTGCGATGGGTTCGGTCGCCAGGGCGTAGGAGTTCTTCAGCTGCGCGAGGCGCCTGCCGAGGAACTTCTCGGCCTCGTACCCGGTGGCGACGACGACCCAGTGGGCCTGGATCTTCGCGTGCCGGTCGGTGTGCGCCGTGAATTCGGTGCGGTGTTCGTCCAGGCGGGTGACTTCCGTGCGGTCGTACACCCGCGCGCCCCGCGACTGCGCCCGCTGAAGCAGGTGCTGCGCGAGGCGGTACGGATCGACCTCGCCGCCGTCCGGGCTGAACAGCGCGGCGGGCGCCGTGATGCCAAAGCGGGCCTTGAGGCTGCGGGCGTCCAGGTGTTCCACGTTCAGTCCGGCGCGGGTGCGGGCGGCGTGTTCCTGCGCGAGCATGCGGGCGTCGCGGCGGTTGCTGGCGTAGTACAGGCTGCCCCGCTCGCGGAAGCCGCAGTCGTCGGGCAGTTCGGCGGTCAGGTCGCGCACCGTGTCGATGGCGTCGCGGCACAGGTGGTAGGCGCGTTCCGCGTCGGCCTGCCCGATCATGGGGATCAGGTCCACGAGGTTCGTGTCGATCTCGTACTGCAGCAGGGCGGTGCTGGCGCTGGTGCTACCGAACGCGGCGTCGCGCAGGTCGGTCACGACGACGTCCAGCCCGGCGGCGCTGAGCGAGTCGGCGAGGAGCGCGCCCGTGATGCCCGCCCCGATGACGAGCACGTCGGCCCTCTCGTCGCCGCTCAGGGGCGGGTAGGTGTGCATGAGGCCGTTCGTGAGGGGCCAGAAGGCGCGTCCGCTGCGGAGATCCATGAGCAGACTGTAGGAAGATCAGCCGCAGGGCAGGTGCGCGAGTGGCTACGGTTCCCCGCACGGGACGTTCAGGATTCGTTGGGGTTCTACTTCTGCGGCAGTTCGGGTTTCGTGCCCCGGAACGCGTCGCGTTTCGTGTGGGTGGGCAGGCGCACGACCTGCCCGGTGCGGGCGCTCTCGTACAGGGCGTCCATGATGACGTGGTCCTGTACGCCCTCCTCGCCGGGCGTCCACGGGGTGTCGCCGCTGCGGATGCACCCCGCGAAGTGGTCGAATTCCAGCGTGAACTGGTCGTAGTCGGGGAAACTGGGCTGGCGGGTGCCGTCGTCATCGGACAGACTGAGTTTCAGGCCGTCGTAGGGGAAGGCGGGGTCCATGTTCAGGCTCCCCGCCTCGCCCATCACGCGCAGGGTGCCGGTGTCGTGCGCGGCGTAACTCGTCTGGATGGTCGCGCTCACGCCGCCGGGGAAGCCCAGCAGGGCACTCATGGACGCCTCGACCTCCTGGAATCTCGGGTCGCCGCCGGGCTGGTGCTGCGTGGCGAACACCCACTCGGGTTCCTGCCCGGTCAGAAACCGCAGGGTGTTCAGGCTGTAGATGCCCACGTCCGGCAGCGGGCCGCCGCCCGCCAGCTCGCGCTTGAGGCGCCAGACCTCGGGGTCGTCCTCGACCTGCGCGTGGATGGAGTGCAGCAGCCTCAGGTCGCCCAGCGTGCCGCCCTGTACGGCGTCCCTGGCCGCCCAGTGTTCCGGGGTGTACTGGCAGCGGTACGCGGTCATCAGGA is a window of Deinococcus grandis DNA encoding:
- a CDS encoding Gfo/Idh/MocA family protein, encoding MPLKPDITPPEAQDTRVGFALVGIGKLTAEELIPAARTSEHAYVAALVSGEPDKADGFARALGLTEADAYTYEQFGELAGREDVQAVYIVTPNSLHREYATRAARLGKHVLCEKPLGVNAEDAQAIVDACREAGVLLMTAYRCQYTPEHWAARDAVQGGTLGDLRLLHSIHAQVEDDPEVWRLKRELAGGGPLPDVGIYSLNTLRFLTGQEPEWVFATQHQPGGDPRFQEVEASMSALLGFPGGVSATIQTSYAAHDTGTLRVMGEAGSLNMDPAFPYDGLKLSLSDDDGTRQPSFPDYDQFTLEFDHFAGCIRSGDTPWTPGEEGVQDHVIMDALYESARTGQVVRLPTHTKRDAFRGTKPELPQK
- a CDS encoding NAD(P)/FAD-dependent oxidoreductase, translating into MDLRSGRAFWPLTNGLMHTYPPLSGDERADVLVIGAGITGALLADSLSAAGLDVVVTDLRDAAFGSTSASTALLQYEIDTNLVDLIPMIGQADAERAYHLCRDAIDTVRDLTAELPDDCGFRERGSLYYASNRRDARMLAQEHAARTRAGLNVEHLDARSLKARFGITAPAALFSPDGGEVDPYRLAQHLLQRAQSRGARVYDRTEVTRLDEHRTEFTAHTDRHAKIQAHWVVVATGYEAEKFLGRRLAQLKNSYALATEPIAETDGELWPTGCLIWETARPYLYARTTQDGRVVIGGEDDNHHNPARRERALPAKQKRLERKLGKLLPHLHPETAFAWAGTFGETKDGLAYIGPRQPGDRLLFALGYGGNGITYSVQAARLLTGLIQGEESDDLRIFRLDR
- a CDS encoding dihydroorotase, which produces MITITNIKRVGSEKTESVTIEGGLIKGWNLPTDQQGEGQVIDGQGGTVAPALIELHAHLREPGQTEKEDLASGLAAAAAGGYGTVVSMPNTSPVVDDPAIVRTLIEKAAGLGFARLRPAAALTKGQKGEELAELTYLKEAGAAMFTDDGRTNENARTLRLGLETAGSLGMVISVHAEDASLRADGVMNEGPVSEALGLPGNPAAAEAARVARDIEIVAGLHTQGVPARLHIQHLSTARALDLVRAAKAQGLPVTCEVCPHHLTLTDEALRSFDAIYKVAPPLRTQADADHLLEGLRDGSVDCLATDHAPHTRAEKERDLLDAPSGIAYIELAFPLMYTRFGETLGLERILDLMTAAPARVMGWEPPTLDAGAKADLVILDLNTERPVNPAEFRSKAKFTPWAGETLKGWPLLTVVDGKVAYQRA